The sequence GGTTGCTGGCCGCAACTGGGCAAGCCAGCAGCCGAGTCGGACGTCTGGAAGGCACCGGTTGAGGATGACAGGGTGTGATCTTCTTCGCGGCTAAATCGCCGCGAAAGGGACAATCAACCCTGGAAACGGTACTCCTCAAGGAGTCGGCGCCCGATGATCATTTTCTGGATCTCGGCGGTACCTTCACCGATCAGCAGCATCGGGGCCTCGCGGTAGAGGCGCTCGATCTCGTACTCCTTGGAGAAGCCGTAACCGCCGTGGATACGGAAGGCGTCCTCGACGACTTCCTTGCAGTACTCGGAGGCGAGGTACTTCGCCATCCCTGCCTCCAGGTCGTTTCGCTCCCCGGAGTCCTTTTTGCGAGCTGCGTTTACCATCATCGCATGGGCGGCCTCGACCTTGGTGGCCATTTCGGCCAGCTTGAACTGGATCGCCTGGTGCTGCGCGATGGGCTTTCCGAAGGTCTGGCGCTGCTGTGCGTAGGAAACGCCCAGTTCGAAGGCACGCTGTGCGACGCCGCAGCCACGGGCCGCGACATTCACCCGGCCGACCTCGACTCCGTCCATCATTTGGTAAAACCCTCGGCCGGTGACCCCGCCCAGCACACGATTGGCCGGAATTCGCAGTCCGTCCATGATGAGCTCGGTGGTATCGACCCCCTTGTAGCCCATCTTGTCGATCTTGCCGGGAATCGTGAGCCCCGGGCGGACCTCGCCGAAGCCGGGTTCCTTCTCGACCAGGAACGTCGTCATCGACTTGTGCGGGGCGGTGCCCTCGGGGTGTCCTTCGTCACTCCGGCACAGCACGGCGACGAGTGAGGACGTACCGCCGTTCGTCAGCCACATCTTCTGGCCGTTCAGGACGTACTCCTCGCCGTCCCGGACGCCCTTGGAGCTGATCGCCGAGACGTCGGAGCCGAGCGCCGGCTCGGACATCGAGAACGCGCCCCGCACCTCGCCCAGCGCCATCCGGGGCAGGAAGGTGTCCTTCTGCTCCTGGGTGCCGTGCTGCTTGAGCATGTACGCCACGATGAAGTGCGTGTTGATGATGCCCGACACGCTCATCCAGCCCCGGGCGATCTCCTCCACGCACAGCGCGTACGTGAGCAGCGACTCGCCCAGACCGCCGTACTCCTCGGGGATCATCAGGCCGAACACGCCGAGTTCCTTCAGCCCCTCGACGATCTCGGTGGGGTACTCGTCGCGGTGTTCCAGCTGCGTCGCGACCGGAATGATCTCCTTGTCGACGAAATCCCTGACCGTCGAGAGGATCTCCTGCTGGACCTCGGTGAGCCCGGCCGTCTGGGCGAGTCGCGTCATGGCTACTTCTCCACGTTCTTCTGCGAAGGCTGGCTGAGCTCCGGGCGGCCGGGCTGTTCTCCGCCCCGCTCCTTGATGTACGTCTCGGTGGGGACCATGACCTTGCGGCGGAACACGCAGACCAGCGTGCCGTCCTGCTTGTAGCCCTTGGTCTCCACGTAGACGATTCCGCGGTCGCTCTTGGATCGCGACGGCGTCTTGTCCAGAACGGTGGTCTCGCCGTAGATCGTGTCGCCGTGGAAGGTCGGCGCCACGTGCTTCAGGGACTCGATCTCCAGGTTGGCGATGGCCTTTCCGGAGACGTCCGGCACCGACATCCCGAGCAGCAGCGAGTAGATGTAGTTGCCCACGACGACGTTCTTGCCGAAATCGGTCGTGCTCTCCGCGTAGTTGCTGTCCATGTGCAGCGG is a genomic window of Streptomyces sp. NBC_00708 containing:
- a CDS encoding acyl-CoA dehydrogenase family protein, whose protein sequence is MTRLAQTAGLTEVQQEILSTVRDFVDKEIIPVATQLEHRDEYPTEIVEGLKELGVFGLMIPEEYGGLGESLLTYALCVEEIARGWMSVSGIINTHFIVAYMLKQHGTQEQKDTFLPRMALGEVRGAFSMSEPALGSDVSAISSKGVRDGEEYVLNGQKMWLTNGGTSSLVAVLCRSDEGHPEGTAPHKSMTTFLVEKEPGFGEVRPGLTIPGKIDKMGYKGVDTTELIMDGLRIPANRVLGGVTGRGFYQMMDGVEVGRVNVAARGCGVAQRAFELGVSYAQQRQTFGKPIAQHQAIQFKLAEMATKVEAAHAMMVNAARKKDSGERNDLEAGMAKYLASEYCKEVVEDAFRIHGGYGFSKEYEIERLYREAPMLLIGEGTAEIQKMIIGRRLLEEYRFQG
- a CDS encoding MaoC family dehydratase encodes the protein MQFGRTYEEFEVGAVYKHWPGKTVTEYDDHLFCLLTMNHHPLHMDSNYAESTTDFGKNVVVGNYIYSLLLGMSVPDVSGKAIANLEIESLKHVAPTFHGDTIYGETTVLDKTPSRSKSDRGIVYVETKGYKQDGTLVCVFRRKVMVPTETYIKERGGEQPGRPELSQPSQKNVEK